A region of Vigna radiata var. radiata cultivar VC1973A chromosome 6, Vradiata_ver6, whole genome shotgun sequence DNA encodes the following proteins:
- the LOC106765344 gene encoding uncharacterized protein LOC106765344, which produces MGVLSNMIDRENLKLGDHIYSWRQAYIYAHHGIYVGCGMVVHFTRGAGQEIGTGTVLDNFLLSSSPTHSIDTPCPICADQTRTDGVLCSCLDCFLSGGNLYIFEYGVSPAFFLAKARGGTCTLAPSDPVEDVLHRSSFLLENGFGGYNVFKNNCEDFAIYCKTGLLVSTNISVGRSGQLASYVSAASTVVSTPLRFMTTSFSGLALVSVGMYCVGRLMSDIGVRRDVLKVPVERLTATPGLDISERTTEMAKED; this is translated from the exons atgggAGTGCTTTCCAATATGATCGACCGTGAAAATCTGAAACTCGGTGATCACATTTACTCTTGGAGGCAAGCCTACATCTATGCGCACCACG GAATATATGTTGGCTGTGGAATGGTGGTCCACTTTACCAGAGGAGCAGGTCAAGAAATTGGAACAGGGACTGTGTTGGACAATTTCCTTTTAAGTTCATCTCCCACTCATTCGATTGACACTCCATGCCCAATATGTGCTGACCAAACTAGGACCGATGGTGTCTTATGTTCCTGTTTGGATTGTTTTCTTTCTGGTGGCAATCTATACATCTTTGAGTATGGGGTATCACCTGCATTTTTTCTAGCCAAAGCTCGAGGAGGTACCTGCACTCTTGCTCCATCTGATCCAGTTGAAGATGTCCTTCATCGTTCTTCATTTCTTCTCGAAAATGGGTTTGGTGGCTACAATGTTTTCAAGAATAACTGCGAAGACTTTGCAATTTACTGCAAAACAGGCCTGCTTGTGTCCACAAACATCAGTGTTGGTCGCAGTGGGCAATTGGCATCTTACGTATCTGCTGCTAGTACTGTAGTTTCCACACCGCTTCGTTTTATGACCACCAGTTTCAGTGGTTTGGCATTGGTTAGTGTTGGCATGTACTGTGTCGGAAGGTTGATGTCTGATATTGGAGTACGCCGTGATGTGCTGAAAGTTCCAGTGGAAAGGCTTACAGCTACACCTGGCCTGGATATATCAGAGAGGACAACTGAGATGGCCAAGGAAGATTAA